A region from the Tigriopus californicus strain San Diego chromosome 9, Tcal_SD_v2.1, whole genome shotgun sequence genome encodes:
- the LOC131887464 gene encoding moesin/ezrin/radixin homolog 1-like, which translates to MSANSSVNRCVVSTFETEYKMVYDPKCYARDLFSTVISTTGIREQWYFGLSFTNNQGEEDWLILDKKINKHDISLKGDVKFKFKFKYFPENVVEDIIQNVTLRLLFYQVKNSILSESVYCPAEKAILLASFAVQAKYDDFDAEKHPPGYLANERILCQKIIDQHDRSKRDWEDVVSEFHKKNRGMFADEAMIEYLKVAQDLEMFGLSYFEVIVKNDKKLSLGIDALGINIYDLDKKLSPKLSFPWSEIRVVSKKRKQFRISFVDRKKSTFKAKPVNPKMTATIYYLATGNHDLFVQRRKGDTIEIKQMKEQKAIEMKIRERELQAFKREKQLRQRVEEAQKNLEKQYKDLEEQMAERNKELEKASESIRRLEEQLREAQTMKDDLQKQQQELKDMLEKMEKDREMDAEEKEKLQSEIKAKEEEIEAVRLKVANQEEETRKIQNEIEEAKKTIKEQVEKRIDIPVMNSDFEEKEKIPEIVVDKAIGGGNRSSSDSSDSEDEEKERKPDPKTENVLKTLREDLDKTLVEGRETEEDRQHRDNLKQGRDKYKTLRDVRMGNTKRRIDTFENM; encoded by the exons ATGTCTGCCAATTCGAGTGTCAATCGTTGTGTGGTCTCCACATTCGAAACTGAATACAAAATGGTATACGACCCCAAATGCTACGCCAGAGATCTCTTCAGCACCGTAATTTCCACCACAGGCATTAGAGAG CAATGGTACTTTGGGTTGAGCTTCACCAACAATCAAGGTGAGGAGGATTGGTTAATCTTGGACAAAAAGATTAACAAGCATGACATTTCGCTCAAGGGAGatgtcaagttcaagttcaagttcaagtacTTTCCCGAGAACGTCGTTGAAGATATCATTCAGAACGTCACCTTGAGGTTGCTTTTCTACCAG GTGAAGAACAGTATTCTGTCCGAATCAGTGTATTGTCCGGCAGAAAAGGCCATTCTCTTGGCCTCGTTTGCCGTGCAAGCCAAATACGATGACTTTGATGCGGAGAAGCATCCCCCCGGGTATCTTGCCAACGAGAggattctttgtcaaaaaattatAGATCAGCACGACCGCTCAAAGAGGGATTGGGAGGATGTG GTGAGCGAGTTCCACAAAAAGAATCGCGGCATGTTTGCGGATGAGGCCATGATAGAATACCTGAAGGTTGCTCAAGACTTGGAAATGTTTGGCTTGTCCTATTTTGAAGTGATTGTGAAGAACGACAAGAAGTTGAGCCTGGGAATTGATGCCTTAGGCATCAACATTTACGACCTAGATAAAAAGTTGTCCCCGAAGTTGTCATTCCCCTGGTCGGAGATTCGAGTCGTTAGCAAGAAAAGGAAGCAATTCAGG aTCTCTTTCGTGGATAGAAAGAAATCAACGTTCAAAGCCAAGCCCGTGAATCCCAAAATGACGGCTACTATCTATTACTTGGCCACTGGGAACCATGACCTTTTTGTGCAACGTCGCAAGGGGGACACCATTGAAATTAAACAAATGAAG GAACAAAAGGCAATCGAGATGAAGATTCGCGAGCGAGAGTTGCAGGCTTTCAAACGCGAAAAGCAATTGAGACAACGTGTTGAGGAAGCTCAAAAGAATTTAGAAAAGCAATACAAGGACCTGGAAGAACAAATGGCTGAGCGGAACAAAGAGTTGGAAAAGGCCTCGGAGAGTATTCGTCGTTTGGAGGAGCAATTGCGGGAGGCCCAG ACAATGAAAGATGACCTTCAGAAGCAACAACAGGAGCTGAAGGATATGCTCGAGAAGATGGAAAAGGACCGGGAGATGGATgccgaagaaaaagaaaaattacaaagcgaaatcaaagccaaagaggAGGAAATTGAAGCCGTGCGTCTCAAAGTGGCCAATCAGGAAGAAGAGACTCGAAAGATCCAAAACGAGATCGAAGAGGCCAAAAAGACGATCAAG GAACAAGTGGAGAAACGCATTGATATCCCTGTGATGAACAGTGactttgaagagaaagaaaaaatcccCGAAATTGTTGTCGATAAAGCCATTGGTGGTGGAAATAGGAGCAGCAGCGACAGCAGTGACagcgaagacgaagaaaaagaacggaAACCAGACCCGAAAACCGAGAACGTTCTGAAG ACCTTGCGGGAGGATTTGGACAAGACGTTGGTCGAGGGGAGAGAAACCGAAGAGGATCGACAACATCGTGACAATCTAAAGCAAGGCCGCGACAAATACAAAACGCTAAGAGACGTCAGGATGGGCAACACAAAGCGTAGAATTgacacttttgaaaacatgtag